One genomic region from Salvia hispanica cultivar TCC Black 2014 chromosome 2, UniMelb_Shisp_WGS_1.0, whole genome shotgun sequence encodes:
- the LOC125203715 gene encoding uncharacterized protein LOC125203715 has product MAIKPLPNSIVLYVPSVEKNPFVYCKDDGTMGDGIGSMSDPAVMVAVEQSAADSRYVSLRFTNNNKYWQKSASDNSIVAVSSQKVEDTTDPSCTLFQETVQSVDEVYFVHVQTGWPVMINNLTRTLHVDQNGSARALYFIDGSTIAQST; this is encoded by the coding sequence ATGGCAATTAAACCGCTTCCAAACTCCATTGTGCTCTACGTCCCAAGCGTAGAGAAAAACCCTTTTGTGTACTGCAAGGACGACGGCACCATGGGCGACGGAATCGGCAGCATGTCCGACCCGGCGGTCATGGTGGCAGTGGAGCAATCAGCGGCGGACAGCAGATACGTGAGCCTCCGGTTcaccaacaacaacaaatacTGGCAAAAGAGCGCAAGCGACAACTCCATCGTGGCCGTATCGAGCCAGAAAGTCGAGGACACCACGGATCCGTCGTGCACGCTCTTCCAGGAGACCGTGCAATCCGTCGACGAGGTCTACTTCGTTCACGTCCAGACCGGGTGGCCCGTGATGATCAACAACCTCACCCGCACTTTGCATGTCGACCAGAACGGCAGCGCCAGGGCTCTATACTTTATTGATGGGAGTACAATAGCCCAGTCTACCTAA